The proteins below are encoded in one region of Pleuronectes platessa chromosome 14, fPlePla1.1, whole genome shotgun sequence:
- the ube2g2 gene encoding ubiquitin-conjugating enzyme E2 G2, translated as MAGTALKRLMAEYKQLTLNPPEGIVAGPANEENFFEWEALIMGPQDTCFEGGVFPALLSFPSDYPLSPPKMRFTCDMFHPNIYPDGRVCISILHAPGDDPMGYESSAERWSPVQSVEKILLSVVSMLAEPNDESGANVDASKMWREDREQFYKLAQKIVRKSLGL; from the exons ATGGCCGGAACCGCGCTGAAGAGACTCATGGCGGAGTATAAAC agcTGACTCTGAATCCACCTGAGGGGATCGTTGCAG GTCCAGCCAATGAGGAGAACTTCTTTGAGTGGGAGGCCCTAATCAT GGGTCCTCAGGACACGTGTTTTGAAGGTGGCGTGTTTCCTGCCTTGCTCAGTTTCCCCTCTGATTATCCTCTCAGTCCTCCAAAGATGAGGTTCACCTGTGACATGTTTCACCCCAACA TCTATCCCGACGGCCGGGTGTGTATCTCCATCCTTCACGCCCCAGGAGACGATCCCATGGGATATGAGAGCAGTGCAGAGAGGTGGAGTCCAGTCCAGAGCGTGGAGAAGATCCTGCTGTCGGTGGTCAGTATGTTGGCAG aacCAAACGATGAGAGTGGAGCGAATGTTGACGCCTCTAAAATGTGGCGCGAGGACAGAGAGCAGTTTTACAAACTCGCCCAGAAGATCGTACGCAAGTCGCTGGGCCTTtag
- the LOC128455567 gene encoding olfactory receptor 10J5-like translates to MTSNASSQADVTSVTLDGVAQLFEHRWIFFFVFFALYVFVLVSDVLVIYVICSQRSLHRPMFVLVAAVLLNSLTGSAAVYPRLLSDLASGLRQVEVPRPVCVSQAYVLNSLGSSSFMLLAAMSLDRYVSICRPLRYAALMSRAALAALLLLCFLLPAALVGGAALQAARLPLCRTRLRRLYCDMYSFLSLSCGGGAALLLQVYGLLCSAATMLVPVIFVLVTYGRIFFICLRDSRTINSKALQTCVPHLLVLINYSVVAGVELLQRRLQGGSEPEASVLSSLLVLIIPTVCNPLVYGLKVKQILTPLKRLLRIS, encoded by the coding sequence ATGACGTCGAACGCGAGCTCGCAGGCCGATGTGACGTCAGTGACGCTGGATGGTGTCGCGCAGCTGTTTGAGCACCGCTGGATCTTCTTCTTCGTGTTTTTCGCGCTGTACGTGTTCGTGCTGGTCAGTGACGTGCTCGTGATCTACGTCATCTGTTCTCAGCGCAGCCTCCACCGGCCGATGTTCGTGCTCGTGGCCGCGGTTCTGTTGAACTCTCTCACCGGCAGCGCGGCCGTTTATCCGCGGCTGCTGTCGGACCTGGCGTCGGGCCTGCGGCAGGTGGAGGTGCCGCGGccggtgtgtgtgagtcaggcCTACGTGTTGAATTCCCTTGGCTCATCCAGCTTCATGCTGCTGGCCGCCATGTCTCTGGACCGCTACGTGTCCATCTGCCGCCCGCTGCGCTACGCCGCGCTCATGTCGCGTGCCGCGCTAgcggcgctgctgctgctgtgtttcctgCTTCCTGCCGCTCTGGTGGGCGGCGCGGCGCTGCAGGCGGCGCGTTTGCCGCTCTGCCGCACGCGGCTCCGCAGACTTTACTGTGACATGTACAGCTTCCTCAGTCTGAGCTGCGGCGGCGGGGccgcgctgctgctgcaggtgtaCGGCCTCCTGTGCTCCGCGGCCACCATGCTCGTTCCCGTTATCTTCGTGCTCGTCACTTACGGTCGGATCTTCTTCATCTGTTTGCGCGACTCGCGCACGATCAACAGCAAAGCGCTCCAGACGTGCGTTCCTCACCTGCTCGTCCTCATCAACTACTCAGTCGTCGCCGGGGTCGAGCTGCTGCAGCGCCGCCTGCAGGGCGGGAGCGAGCCCGAGGCCTCCGTCCTCAGCTCCTTGCTCGTGCTCATTATTCCCACAGTGTGTAACCCGCTGGTCTATGGACTGAAGGTGAAGCAGATCCTCACGCCCCTGAAGAGACTGCTGAGGATCAGCTGA